In Sphingobacterium zeae, one genomic interval encodes:
- a CDS encoding helix-hairpin-helix domain-containing protein — protein MDTIPNQAKLFEQSFHDSLELSSSTKKEVENAAHLTNNESEFSVNPNNILDEGKLFYFDPNGLPHADWHKLGLSDKQIAVLKNYENKGGRFKQKTDLKKIYSINDRLYRRLEPYIRIKAIPDTAITKEQRRTPLLYDKFERNTAELIDINSCDTTALMTLKGIGSVLSKRILKYKDVLGGFYRIEQLKEVYGVPAETYDLIKDHIIVSSLDGIKKININKVDATSLAKHPYLSGKDAKLIINYRDQHGNYVNIEDLTKVGTLSDLAIAKIAPYLIFENDSR, from the coding sequence ATGGATACGATTCCAAATCAGGCGAAGTTATTCGAACAATCCTTCCATGACTCTCTTGAGCTATCAAGTTCGACAAAAAAAGAGGTGGAAAATGCAGCCCATTTAACTAATAATGAAAGCGAGTTCTCGGTAAATCCAAATAACATTTTAGATGAAGGAAAACTATTCTATTTCGACCCAAATGGTTTACCACATGCTGATTGGCATAAACTGGGGCTTTCAGATAAACAGATTGCGGTATTGAAAAACTATGAAAATAAAGGAGGACGATTTAAACAAAAGACTGATCTAAAGAAGATCTATTCCATTAATGACCGACTTTACAGACGACTAGAACCCTATATCCGCATCAAAGCAATTCCCGATACAGCAATAACCAAAGAGCAAAGAAGAACGCCTTTGTTGTATGATAAATTCGAAAGAAATACAGCTGAACTTATTGATATAAACTCCTGTGACACTACGGCTTTGATGACTCTCAAAGGGATAGGTTCTGTTCTATCCAAACGCATTTTAAAATATAAAGATGTATTGGGAGGATTCTACCGTATTGAACAGTTAAAAGAAGTTTATGGCGTTCCAGCAGAAACTTACGATCTAATTAAAGATCATATCATTGTATCAAGTTTAGATGGAATCAAAAAAATCAATATTAATAAGGTAGATGCAACTTCATTGGCCAAACATCCGTATCTTAGCGGCAAAGATGCGAAACTGATCATCAATTATCGGGATCAGCATGGAAATTATGTTAATATAGAGGATCTGACAAAAGTAGGAACGCTCTCCGATTTAGCTATTGCCAAGATCGCACCTTATTTAATATTTGAAAATGATTCAAGATAA
- a CDS encoding efflux RND transporter periplasmic adaptor subunit: protein MAKKKRSIGKIILIVIVLLAILGFIGFKVGWFGKGDITKVAVDVVKEMDVDELVSASGKIQPEVEVKLSSEVSGEVVELNIKEGDLVKKGQVLCRIKPDILQSGYDRSVAAMNSQRANLAAAQQQLKQQEENFKNVAATYKRNQELFEKRVISAAEMDKSSAEYFAAQASIQAQRETVRSSKFGIDQSQASVKEAQDNLNRTTIYAPSDGIISLLSIEKGERVVGTAQMAGTEIMRIANMSSMEVNVDVNENDINNVRVGNQAEIEVDAFKDRKFKGVVTEIASSSKNIATTTASTSSTDQVTNFNVKVRISAQSYQDLMRENVASPFKPGLSATVQIFTKHAKGLVVPIQSVTVRSDDKDSTTTNKKVEEYVFVLKDKAVKQVLVKTGIQDDKNIIVISGLKKGDEVVSRPFDAISKTLKDGSQVEKVDKSKL from the coding sequence ATGGCAAAGAAAAAACGTAGCATAGGAAAAATTATATTGATCGTGATCGTACTGCTGGCGATCCTTGGCTTTATAGGTTTTAAAGTAGGATGGTTTGGTAAAGGAGATATTACTAAAGTCGCAGTCGATGTGGTAAAAGAAATGGATGTCGATGAGTTAGTTTCCGCAAGTGGAAAAATTCAACCCGAAGTGGAGGTGAAGTTAAGTTCCGAAGTGTCAGGCGAGGTGGTTGAACTTAATATAAAAGAAGGTGATTTAGTTAAAAAGGGGCAAGTTCTCTGCCGCATAAAACCCGATATATTGCAGTCTGGCTACGATAGGTCTGTAGCAGCTATGAATTCACAGCGCGCTAACCTAGCAGCGGCACAACAGCAATTAAAACAACAGGAAGAGAACTTTAAGAATGTGGCCGCTACATATAAACGGAATCAGGAACTTTTTGAAAAGCGTGTTATTTCTGCGGCGGAGATGGATAAAAGTTCAGCTGAATATTTCGCTGCACAGGCATCTATTCAGGCGCAGCGGGAAACAGTACGGTCTTCGAAGTTTGGTATTGACCAATCGCAAGCTTCGGTAAAAGAAGCGCAGGACAATCTGAATCGGACGACCATTTATGCGCCATCTGATGGCATCATATCACTTTTATCTATCGAAAAAGGAGAACGTGTGGTGGGTACGGCACAGATGGCAGGTACCGAAATTATGCGCATAGCCAATATGAGTTCGATGGAGGTGAATGTTGATGTAAATGAAAATGACATCAATAATGTAAGGGTAGGCAATCAAGCTGAGATCGAAGTTGATGCGTTTAAGGACAGAAAGTTTAAAGGCGTAGTGACCGAAATAGCTAGTTCATCTAAAAACATAGCAACGACTACCGCTTCTACGTCGTCCACCGACCAAGTGACAAATTTTAATGTAAAGGTTCGCATCAGTGCACAATCTTATCAGGATTTGATGAGAGAGAATGTTGCTTCTCCGTTTAAACCGGGGCTTTCGGCAACTGTTCAGATATTTACAAAACATGCAAAAGGATTGGTCGTTCCCATCCAATCGGTAACTGTACGCTCTGATGACAAGGATTCTACAACTACTAATAAGAAAGTTGAAGAGTATGTATTTGTGTTAAAAGATAAAGCGGTTAAACAGGTTTTGGTGAAAACAGGGATTCAGGATGATAAAAATATCATCGTCATTTCCGGATTAAAAAAAGGAGATGAGGTTGTTTCCAGACCATTTGATGCAATTTCAAAGACTTTAAAGGATGGTAGCCAAGTAGAGAAAGTGGATAAATCAAAATTGTAA
- a CDS encoding TolC family protein, whose product MKRFYYSAVVFTGLLLGTNDLVRGQQVVGVADAIRMTLERNVQIKQAELNKDLAAQDVFQAKSNLYPNLNAGITQRLNYGFFFDQVAGQPINGNQWTNSAGGSISSSVNLFKGFQQVNQIKATKSQLESAATQVEKIKNDLVLNVLITYLDAITNYELFTASEGQLKLSQQQYKLDSIQFAVGNKTIADIAKSKNQVATDQLNGVNLQNSYQLSLLTLKQLMEMSPETEISLVRPNVEFSILKVENNNAVEVYETALRYQPDIKKAAWDKDVAAKQIEIAKGGYYPSLDFNVSYGTNYSSEGIDYLTRQRLSFNEQLGRNKALGTTLNLTVPIFNNNQNKVNVAKAKIGFKQAEASEQLAKNNLNKAVNQAVLDVNSAKQRYSSATVAFESAETAFKATKERYDIGMANSLELFTSQTERNKAEFDLIQAKYNVIFRSKIIDYYVGNPIQFDNN is encoded by the coding sequence ATGAAAAGATTTTATTATTCTGCAGTAGTATTTACTGGATTACTTTTAGGAACTAATGACTTGGTTCGCGGGCAACAGGTGGTTGGGGTTGCTGATGCTATTCGTATGACCCTGGAACGCAATGTACAAATAAAACAAGCGGAATTGAATAAAGATTTAGCTGCTCAAGATGTATTTCAGGCAAAGTCTAATTTGTATCCGAACTTAAATGCTGGAATTACACAACGTTTAAATTACGGATTTTTCTTTGATCAAGTTGCAGGTCAACCCATTAATGGAAATCAATGGACGAATTCAGCAGGTGGGTCCATCAGTTCTAGTGTAAATCTCTTCAAAGGTTTTCAACAAGTTAATCAGATTAAGGCGACAAAGTCACAGTTGGAATCCGCTGCAACTCAGGTTGAAAAGATAAAAAATGATCTGGTTCTAAATGTCTTGATTACTTATCTTGATGCAATCACTAATTATGAACTCTTTACCGCTAGTGAAGGCCAACTTAAACTTTCTCAACAGCAATATAAATTGGATTCCATTCAGTTTGCTGTAGGGAATAAAACAATAGCTGACATTGCTAAATCTAAAAATCAAGTAGCAACAGACCAACTAAACGGTGTTAATCTACAAAATTCCTATCAGCTTTCTCTTTTGACTTTGAAGCAATTGATGGAGATGTCACCGGAGACAGAAATCTCGTTGGTTAGGCCAAATGTTGAATTTTCTATCCTAAAGGTCGAAAATAATAATGCAGTTGAAGTATATGAAACAGCATTACGCTATCAACCGGACATCAAGAAAGCGGCATGGGATAAAGATGTTGCTGCTAAACAAATAGAAATTGCAAAAGGGGGATATTATCCATCGTTGGATTTCAACGTAAGTTATGGAACAAACTATTCCTCAGAAGGGATAGACTATTTGACGCGACAAAGGCTATCATTTAATGAGCAATTGGGGCGAAACAAAGCGTTGGGTACGACGTTAAATCTAACAGTTCCAATTTTCAATAATAATCAAAACAAAGTGAATGTTGCTAAAGCAAAGATTGGTTTTAAGCAAGCTGAAGCCAGTGAGCAGTTAGCGAAAAATAATTTGAACAAAGCTGTAAATCAAGCTGTTTTGGATGTTAATTCAGCGAAGCAACGCTACAGTTCGGCAACTGTGGCATTTGAGAGCGCTGAAACAGCATTTAAAGCAACCAAAGAGCGTTATGATATCGGTATGGCGAATTCATTAGAGTTATTTACGTCCCAAACGGAACGAAACAAAGCTGAATTTGATCTTATTCAAGCAAAATATAATGTAATATTCCGATCAAAGATCATCGATTATTACGTAGGAAATCCAATTCAATTCGATAACAATTAA
- a CDS encoding polysaccharide deacetylase family protein, which produces MYFVKSPFFLRWLYSKSIWHMPRHDKKVYLTFDDGPIPEITPFILDILKKYQAKATFFCVGENIKKNPHLFQRILAEGHQVGNHTYNHLKGWETNDEQYLMNVAQCQELTQTDLFRPPYAKATKSQLRQLYQSYRVIMWDIMSGDFDLNLSPQKCLANVLPNIKNGSVIIFHDNIKAIPRVKYALPKTIEFLLKNNYQLARID; this is translated from the coding sequence ATGTATTTTGTCAAATCTCCATTCTTCCTAAGATGGCTATATTCCAAATCAATATGGCATATGCCACGCCACGATAAAAAAGTCTACCTCACATTTGATGATGGTCCAATTCCTGAAATTACACCTTTTATACTCGATATCCTAAAAAAATATCAGGCAAAGGCAACATTTTTTTGTGTTGGTGAAAATATTAAAAAAAATCCACATTTGTTTCAACGAATTTTAGCTGAAGGACACCAGGTGGGCAATCATACTTACAATCATCTTAAAGGGTGGGAAACAAATGATGAACAATATTTGATGAATGTTGCGCAATGTCAGGAACTGACACAGACCGATCTTTTTCGTCCTCCTTATGCCAAAGCAACAAAATCACAACTTCGACAACTCTATCAAAGCTATAGGGTTATTATGTGGGATATTATGTCTGGCGACTTCGATCTGAATTTGAGTCCGCAGAAATGCCTAGCAAACGTTTTACCAAATATTAAAAATGGCTCTGTTATCATTTTTCATGATAATATCAAAGCCATTCCCCGTGTCAAATATGCCCTCCCTAAAACCATAGAGTTTTTGTTAAAAAACAACTACCAGCTTGCAAGGATAGATTAA
- a CDS encoding DUF4249 family protein, giving the protein MKKILGAVVVALVTLWGCEDKIDLQVPENTGQLVITADLMVSDQQHEISIQKVVSIKDSLFSPITDAEVIITNMQNNRTYTFLAGKDGVYTNKSLRLQEKVTYQMKVRTADGKEIVGTSKVPSYVDVDSIGLSERVIFTDTIYYPTLVFIDPPEKGNYYKYKMSVNSGKLRFIDVFSDKFNNGLEVQHDIIDRDRDLKVGDRIRILRQCIDVGAYNYWNSFQMINPGAASPSNPISNLSNNALGYFSVSIGKYYESEVTFARGKP; this is encoded by the coding sequence ATGAAGAAGATATTAGGTGCGGTCGTTGTTGCCCTAGTCACACTATGGGGCTGTGAGGATAAGATCGATCTGCAGGTGCCAGAAAATACCGGTCAGTTGGTTATTACAGCCGACCTGATGGTCTCGGATCAGCAGCATGAAATTAGTATTCAAAAGGTCGTAAGCATCAAAGATTCTCTGTTTTCACCGATAACTGACGCAGAGGTGATCATTACAAATATGCAGAATAATCGCACTTACACCTTTTTGGCGGGGAAAGATGGGGTTTATACCAATAAGAGCTTACGTTTGCAAGAGAAGGTCACATACCAGATGAAGGTACGGACAGCCGATGGAAAGGAAATCGTTGGAACATCAAAGGTGCCAAGTTATGTAGATGTGGATTCTATAGGGCTATCGGAACGGGTTATCTTTACAGACACAATTTACTACCCGACACTTGTATTTATTGATCCACCAGAGAAAGGTAATTATTATAAGTATAAAATGTCGGTGAATAGTGGCAAATTACGTTTTATAGATGTTTTTAGCGATAAATTTAATAATGGACTTGAAGTACAGCACGATATAATAGACCGCGACAGAGATCTAAAAGTTGGTGATCGGATACGTATTCTCCGTCAGTGTATCGATGTAGGGGCCTATAATTACTGGAATAGTTTTCAGATGATTAATCCTGGTGCGGCTTCACCGTCGAATCCTATTTCAAATCTGAGCAATAATGCGCTGGGTTATTTTAGTGTCAGTATTGGCAAGTACTACGAATCCGAGGTCACTTTCGCCCGAGGTAAACCTTAA
- a CDS encoding TonB-dependent receptor, whose product MFRPIKVVFCFSSLVFCVQQTYGQQSKSISGFVRDSISGENIIGAVIRSDTEKKSTASNKYGFFSFSIRDENKLLEVSSVGYKTKAISVQFNRDSTYIVQLVPEDNQLAEVTVTGSRRKSIKDLTPGLTQFSPKEIEKVPVLFGEKDILKTIQLFPGVTSGGEGSSNFYVRGGGGDQNLILLDEAPVYNSSHLFGFFSTFNSDAIKDVNFYKGGVPAQYGGKISSVMEITTLDGNNQHFNVEGGLGLIASRLKVEGPIQKGKSSFMISGRRTYADLFLKLSNDENIKKSALFFYDLNAKLNYRINDKNTLYISGYFGKDAMAYHDLFDFNWGNATGTMRWNHVWNNRLFSNTTFIFSKFNYQVKIENDNNFKIRSDIYNYNFKQDFQYSLSDRHNLKFGLQGALQEVRPASIEAGKDSKVNSLQIQHRKGADLAVYLADDWSVTDRLKLNYGLRASAYATLGPGTFYAFDNNGEAVDSTYVGNNKIGKKYFYLEPRVSLNYAMSNLATLKASFNTNVQYLHQLSNTTSSLPTDQYVLSNNTIKPQLSNQYSLGYFRNFASNRYEFSVEGYYRELKNQIDYRNGADLQANELLEGELLFGKGRAYGIEWFLKKRLGRFSGWLSYTLSKSERQFEQINDGEWFNARQDKTHNIALVGQYQLNPKWNLSANFVYYTGDAVTMPAGKYFVDDRTIFYYDKRNGQRMPAYHRLDLAATYDIKRTKNSYSSLSFGLYNAYNRKNAYLIDFREKEGQSNVTEIYRIALFGTIPSITWNFKF is encoded by the coding sequence ATGTTTAGACCTATAAAGGTTGTTTTTTGTTTTTCTTCCCTTGTATTTTGCGTACAGCAGACGTATGGTCAACAGTCTAAATCTATTTCAGGATTTGTAAGGGATAGTATCAGCGGTGAAAATATTATTGGTGCTGTTATAAGAAGTGATACGGAGAAGAAGTCTACAGCTTCAAATAAATATGGTTTCTTTAGTTTCTCTATCCGTGATGAAAACAAACTGCTGGAAGTATCGTCTGTTGGCTATAAGACAAAGGCCATTTCTGTTCAATTTAATAGGGATTCAACGTATATCGTTCAGCTGGTTCCAGAGGACAATCAACTAGCGGAAGTCACAGTGACAGGGAGTAGGCGAAAATCAATTAAAGATTTGACTCCCGGCCTTACTCAGTTCAGTCCAAAAGAGATTGAAAAAGTTCCTGTGCTTTTTGGAGAAAAGGATATTCTAAAAACTATTCAGTTATTTCCAGGAGTGACAAGTGGCGGAGAAGGAAGTAGTAACTTTTATGTGCGGGGCGGCGGCGGTGATCAAAATCTCATTTTGTTGGATGAAGCTCCTGTTTACAACAGTTCCCATTTGTTCGGTTTTTTCTCTACATTTAATTCAGATGCAATAAAAGATGTCAATTTTTATAAGGGAGGTGTTCCTGCGCAATATGGAGGTAAAATATCATCTGTAATGGAAATAACAACCCTAGATGGAAATAATCAGCATTTCAATGTAGAAGGGGGCTTGGGGCTTATCGCTTCGAGACTTAAAGTGGAGGGGCCGATCCAAAAAGGGAAGAGCTCATTTATGATTTCCGGGAGGCGCACGTATGCAGATCTTTTCTTAAAACTTTCAAACGATGAAAATATAAAGAAGAGTGCATTATTTTTTTACGACCTAAATGCAAAATTAAATTATCGAATCAATGATAAAAATACCCTTTACATCTCGGGATATTTTGGCAAGGATGCTATGGCTTATCATGATTTGTTTGATTTCAATTGGGGAAATGCTACCGGAACGATGCGTTGGAACCATGTTTGGAACAATAGATTGTTCAGCAATACGACGTTTATTTTTAGCAAATTTAATTATCAGGTCAAAATTGAAAATGATAACAACTTTAAAATTCGTTCTGACATCTATAATTATAATTTTAAACAAGACTTTCAATACAGTCTTTCAGATCGTCACAATCTGAAATTCGGATTGCAGGGAGCGTTACAAGAGGTTCGACCAGCAAGTATCGAAGCCGGCAAGGACTCGAAAGTTAATTCGCTGCAAATCCAACATCGCAAGGGAGCAGATCTAGCTGTTTATCTAGCAGATGACTGGTCCGTTACCGACCGCTTAAAATTAAATTACGGGCTGCGGGCTTCTGCTTATGCCACTTTGGGGCCAGGAACTTTCTATGCATTCGATAATAATGGAGAGGCTGTAGACTCGACCTACGTAGGTAACAACAAAATAGGAAAAAAGTATTTTTATCTCGAACCTCGTGTATCGCTGAATTACGCTATGAGTAATTTAGCCACACTAAAGGCTTCATTTAATACAAATGTTCAATATCTGCATCAATTGAGTAATACCACGAGCAGTCTACCAACTGATCAATATGTGTTAAGTAACAATACCATTAAGCCGCAGTTATCTAACCAGTATTCGCTTGGCTACTTTCGGAATTTCGCCTCCAACAGATATGAATTCTCTGTGGAAGGTTATTATCGCGAGTTAAAAAATCAGATCGATTATAGAAACGGAGCCGATTTGCAGGCAAATGAATTGTTGGAAGGAGAATTGTTGTTTGGAAAAGGTCGAGCTTACGGAATTGAGTGGTTCCTGAAAAAGAGATTAGGACGATTCAGTGGTTGGCTTAGTTATACTTTGTCGAAAAGTGAAAGACAATTTGAGCAGATCAATGATGGCGAATGGTTTAACGCACGTCAGGACAAAACCCATAATATAGCCCTTGTCGGACAGTATCAACTAAATCCGAAGTGGAACCTTAGTGCTAATTTCGTTTACTATACAGGGGATGCCGTTACCATGCCTGCGGGTAAATATTTTGTTGACGACCGTACAATTTTTTACTACGATAAAAGGAATGGTCAGCGGATGCCTGCATATCATCGTCTCGATTTGGCGGCAACGTATGATATCAAGCGCACAAAGAATAGTTATTCCAGCTTGTCTTTCGGGCTATACAATGCTTATAATAGAAAAAATGCCTATTTGATTGACTTTAGAGAAAAAGAAGGACAATCCAATGTCACGGAGATTTATCGAATAGCATTATTTGGGACTATACCATCGATTACTTGGAACTTTAAATTTTAG